A stretch of the Meles meles chromosome 19, mMelMel3.1 paternal haplotype, whole genome shotgun sequence genome encodes the following:
- the C19H19orf85 gene encoding uncharacterized protein C19orf85 homolog — translation MHPGVPAALAVSEPSPRELCAFLSGATTHMLRALHPRRTRPPKRRPNHRRFLHNQICRQFAKIEAATQKLALSVLSQEPPPQRPPPRRPPPPPPSPFLGVACAVAPTEAPYASPSLSLAALDASTLDLFDDIALTPECPSVPSELSCCTWGQPDLRQASHFYNPPPPPSNALEGVDGPWAPEGDWVGRWEVPCACHCQGIPEGWGTCSP, via the exons ATGCACCCCGGGGTGCCTGCAGCCCTTGCAGTCTCTGAGCCCAGCCCCCGGGAACTGTGTGCCTTCCTGAGCGGGGCCACTACCCACATGCTGCGTGCCCTGCACCCCCGGCGGACCCGGCCCCCCAAAAGGAGGCCCAACCACAGGAGGTTTCTGCACAACCAGATCTGCag GCAGTTTGCCAAGATTGAAGCTGCCACCCAGAAGCTGGCCCTGTCTGTCCTGTCCCAGGAGCCACCTCCGCAGAGACCTCCGCCCCGAAGACCGCCCCCGCCGCCTCCGTCCCCCTTCCTGGGGGTGGCCTGTGCTGTGGCTCCCACCGAGGCACCCTATGCCAGCCCCAGCCTGAGCCTCGCGGCCCTGGACGCCTCCACCCTCGACCTCTTTGATGATATTGCTCTCACACCAGAGTGTCCCTCAGTGCCATCTGAGTTGTCCTGCTGCACTTGGGGCCAGCCAGACCTGAGGCAGGCTTCACATTTCTAtaatcccccaccccctccctcaaaTGCCCTAGAGGGTGTGGACGGGCCCTGGGCTCCTGAGGGGGATTGGGTGGGCAGGTGGGAGGTGCCCTGTGCCTGCCATTGTCAGGGAATCCCTGAGGGCTGGGGGACCTGCTCCCCATGA